In a single window of the Fusarium falciforme chromosome 3, complete sequence genome:
- a CDS encoding Chromo domain-containing protein, translating into MPPALSEDDSSDAGGFSTPPRAIRKSASVGAASDPNDDVDANGEDFDEQDEEGEEDEDLEEDEYVVEAIKKHIIDDDGSLKFHVKWEGYDAVADMTWEPEENLQESASEILEEYFAKIGGREKIFEQTEKASKTKKRRRTTNGTPSTTSTAKRSRRSAAHPADTTPPATAKKWSPPAGSWEDEIETIDACEEEGSGKLVVYLIWKNGNKTKHDTQIIYKKCPQKMLQFYERHVKIIREEQKAQVDEAEG; encoded by the exons ATGCCCCCAG CCCTTAGTGAAGACGATTCCTCTGATGCCGGCGGGTTCTCTACTCCCCCGCGCGCGATACGAAAGTCAGCCTCGGTTGGCGCGGCCTCGGATCCTAACGACGATGTTGATGCCAATGGCGAGGATTTCGATGAACAAgacgaggagggagaggaggatgaagacctAGAGGAGGACGA GTATGTTGTCGAGGCGATCAAGAAGCAcatcatcgacgacgac GGGAGCTTGAAATTTCATGTCAAGTGGGAAGGATACGACGCCGTGGCGGACATGACCTGGGAGCCGGAGGAAAACCTCCA GGAATCCGCATCGGAAATCCTCGAAGAGTACTTTGCCAAGATCGGCGGACGAGAGAAGATTTTCGAGCAGACGGAAAAGGCtagcaagaccaagaagcgTCGGCGAACGACGAATGGTACTCCAAGCACAACATCAACTGCGAAGCGATCTCgacgcagcgcagcgcatcCGGCCGACACAACACCTCCGGCGACTGCGAAGAAGTGGAGTCCTCCAGCCGGCTCCTGGGAGGATGAGATCGAGACGATCGATGCTTGCGAGGAAGAGGGTAGCGGCAAGCTCGTTGTCTACCTGATCTGGAAGAATGGCAACAAGACGAAGCATGATACCCAGATCATCTACAAGAAGTGTCCACAGAAG ATGCTCCAATTCTACGAGCGACATGTCAAGATTATTAGAGAGGAGCAGAAGGCGCAAGTGGACGAGGCCGAGGGTTGA
- a CDS encoding PlsC domain-containing protein, producing MSAKPGTKDAAAPQSATNPTPQKELYPMVNWKYDMFLYSVGNIVDMFFREVVPRGAWRVPQTGPVLFVAAPHANQFVDAIILQRTLRYEANRRASLLIAQKSVHGFIGWGSRQVGSVPVGRAQDAAKPATGTVYLPDPINDPTLVRGIGTKFGEGEGEIQGMLFLPPGKKTTGASVDIAQILGPEEIRVKRPFKGKLALEQLTGRDDIDKDGNFTNKAMKGPAPGYQGTKYKLAPHIDQTKVYEAVFSRLRNGGCVGIFPEGGSHDRTELLPLKAGVAIMALGTLAEDPDCGLKIVPVGMNYFHAHKFRSRAVVEFGAPFEIPRHLVELYCNNQRREAIGQVLDMVYQALNSVTVSAPDYDSLMMIQAARRLYNPTGKKLPLPVVIELNRRLCMGYERYKNDERITSLSAAVKEYNSQLRYLNLKDHQVQYAKMSTIKVVFLSIYRSIKLLFLFICTLPGLLLFSPVFVATKIISRQKAKTALAGSTVKIRGRDVMATWKILVALGFAPTLYNIYSIILSLKVWQDRLWGHVPDWVPFWLVYFMVWPLMVGITFASLRFGEVGMDIFKSLRPLMLCLNPSSNYNIHKLRLRRAELSAQVTDVINTLGPEMFDDFDKVRLVPDLFKTEGGASTSPTSRRRRDSDQSSTGFDAETPPALSRRSTTQSSRALPRNDSFSNIGTVGIFSTRPPSRARSRSRSSSSGGGFGSGGFPISGFTTLDSAGGFDEASRKIREAMKVRRRKTDQEKTEGEEEDEDSEEEGYDEARKKNT from the exons ATGTCTGCAAAGCCTGGGACAAAGGACGCGGCAGCGCCGCAGTCCGCGACAAATCCAACCCCGCAGAAGGAGCTCTATCCCATGGTGAACTGGAAGTATGACATGTTCCTCTACAGCGTCGGCAACATCGTGGACATGTTCTTCCGCGAGGTCGTGCCTCGAGGCGCCTGGCGCGTTCCTCAGACTGGCCCCGTGCTGTTTGTTGCTGCGCCGCATGCGAACCAG TTCGTCGATGCCATTATTCTTCAGCGAACCCTCCGCTACGAGGCCAATCGTCGAGCGTCTCTTCTCATCGCCCAAAAGTCTGTCCACGGCTTCATCGGCTGGGGCTCGCGCCAGGTCGGTTCCGTGCCTGTTGGTCGCGCTCAGGATGCCGCCAAGCCCGCCACTGGCACCGTTTACCTTCCCGATCCCATCAACGACCCGACTCTAGTTCGTGGTATCGGTACCAAGttcggcgagggcgagggtgaGATACAGGGCATGCTCTTCCTTCCACCTGGCAAGAAGACAACAGGTGCCAGTGTCGATATCGCTCAGATCCTCGGGCCCGAGGAGATCCGCGTGAAGCGACCATTCAAGGGCAAGCTCGCCTTGGAACAACTCACAGGCCGCGATGACATTGACAAAGACGGCAACTTTACCAACAAGGCAATGAAAGGTCCCGCCCCAGGGTACCAGGGCACTAAGTACAAGCTGGCACCTCATATTGACCAGACCAAGGTCTACGAGGCTGTCTTCTCGCGTCTGCGCAACGGTGGTTGTGTAGGGATCTTCCCAGAGGGAGGTAGTCATGATCGCACTGAGCTTCTGCCTCTCAAGGCTGGTGTCGCTATCATGGCCCTGGGAACTCTCGCCGAGGATCCCGATTGTGGGCTCAAGATTGTGCCTGTGGGAATGAACTATTTCCATGCGCACAAGTTCCGTTCGCGCGCTGTTGTCGAGTTTGGCGCTCCCTTTGAGATTCCCCGTCACCTTGTTGAGCTGTACTGTAACAACCAGCGCCGCGAGGCTATCGGTCAGGTTCTGGACATGGTTTACCAGGCACTCAACTCGGTGACCGTCTCGGCGCCAGACTACGACAGCCTGATGATGATCCAGGCGGCTCGGCGACTCTACAACCCCACAGGCAAGAAGCTCCCACTGCCTGTGGTGATTGAGCTCAACCGAAGGCTGTGTATGGGTTATGAGCGGTACAAGAATGATGAACGAATCACTTCTTTGTCCGCAGCGGTCAAGGAATACAACTCGCAGCTGCGTTACCTGAACCTCAAGGATCATCAGGTGCAGTATGCCAAAATGTCAACCATCAAGGTTGTGTTCCTGTCTATCTACCGCTCCATCAAGCTCTTGTTTCTCTTTATCTGCACCTTGCCTGGACTGCTCCTCTTCTCGCCAGTCTTTGTGGCCACCAAGATCATCAGTCGACAGAAAGCCAAGACGGCTTTGGCAGGTTCGACGGTCAAGATCCGTGGTCGAGATGTCATGGCGACGTGGAAGATCCTGGTAGCGCTGGGATTTGCACCTACGCTCTACAACATTTACTCGATAATCCTGTCGCTCAAGGTCTGGCAGGATCGGCTCTGGGGTCATGTTCCTGACTGGGTGCCCTTCTGGTTGGTTTACTTCATGGTGTGGCCCCTTATGGTTGGCATCACATTTGCATCCCTGCGCTTTGGCGAGGTCGGCATGGACATTTTCAAGTCCCTGCGACCGCTGATGCTGTGTCTGAATCCGTCGTCGAACTATAACATTCACAAGCTGCGGCTCAGGCGAGCAGAACTGAGCGCTCAGGTGACGGATGTGATCAACACGCTTGGCCCTGAGATGTTTGATGATTTTGATAAAGTGCGCCTTGTTCCTGACCTGTTCAAGACCGAGGGTGGCGCTTCAACGTCTCCAACTTCGCGTAGACGACGAGACAGTGACCAGTCGAGCACTGGGTTCGATGCTGAGACACCTCCAGCTCTGTCGCGACGAAGCACGACGCAATCAAGCCGAGCACTGCCACGCAATGATTCGTTCAGCAACATTGGCACGGTTGGCATCTTCTCGACAAGACCACCATCCCGAGCGCGCAGCCGATCCCGGTCGAGCAGCAGTGGGGGCGGGTTTGGATCTGGTGGATTCCCTATCAGCGGATTCACTACTCTGGACTCGGCTGGCGGGTTTGATGAAGCAAGCCGCAAGATTCGAGAGGCTATGAAGGTCCGAAGACGCAAGACAGATCAGGAGAAGacggagggagaagaggaggatgaggacagcgaggaggagggctaCGACGaggcaaggaagaagaacaCCTAG
- a CDS encoding F-box domain-containing protein, translated as MCSELPQNLFHHLIRPEASEFKGMIRGLPQAARPSLSASGQPRGSSLGQLDLLPAELLLSVLDLLDFQSLSRLSRASSLGKDVVEDLPVYRDVIEHAPEALTALVKTRLVSHHPAALVHQALHQSRCVSCHYFGGFLFLPTCERVCFECLYENQAFRMTTPTLAKQCFALTDNDLEQIPLMHSIPGTFGLRFQFAHKQVEHLVSVKQAKQLALQVHGSPEQLAELRPKFRAANMTPRVLGMFRHFHEAPLEPPACDMSRLPRKAEVVEDDFGGMASIRFPSLTDSGVENGHLCQGCLVTYGHYMQGALPESTLSELVPSGVGPYRPLLAILTRLWSADGFMEHARQCYGVRRLVGQCLS; from the coding sequence ATGTGCAGCGAGCTCCCCCAGAACCTTTTCCACCACCTTATTCGACCCGAGGCCTCAGAGTTCAAGGGCATGATTCGGGGCCTGCCTCAGGCTGCTCGCCCCTCGCTCAGTGCCAGTGGCCAACCGCGGGGTTCTTCTTTGGGCCAGCTGGATCTCCTCCCAGCGGAGCTTCTGCTCAGTGTGCTCGATCTCCTCGACTTTCAGTCGCTTTCGCGCCTCTCGCGTGCCTCATCTCTGGGCAAGGACGTTGTCGAGGATCTTCCCGTTTATAGAGATGTTATCGAGCATGCCCCCGAGGCCCTCACAGCCCTGGTCAAGACTCGCCTCGTCAGCCACCACCCGGCTGCCCTTGTTCATCAGGCTCTCCACCAGAGCAGATGCGTCTCGTGCCACTACTTTGGCGGATTCCTGTTCTTGCCCACCTGCGAGAGAGTCTGCTTCGAGTGCCTGTACGAGAATCAGGCCTTCCGCATGACAACCCCAACCCTAGCAAAGCAGTGCTTTGCTCTCACAGATAACGACCTGGAACAGATCCCCCTCATGCATAGCATCCCGGGGACTTTTGGTCTGAGATTCCAGTTCGCTCACAAGCAAGTTGAGCACCTGGTTAGCGTCAAGCAGGCCAAGCAGCTCGCCCTCCAAGTCCACGGCTCCCCCGAGCAGCTGGCCGAGCTGAGGCCCAAGTTCCGCGCTGCCAACATGACCCCGAGAGTCCTCGGCATGTTTAGGCACTTCCACGAGGCCCCTCTGGAGCCCCCGGCCTGCGATATGTCGCGACTGCCACGAAAGGCTGAGGTCGTGGAAGATGATTTTGGCGGCATGGCCTCCATTCGCTTCCCGTCCCTGACTGATTCTGGCGTCGAGAACGGCCACCTGTGCCAGGGCTGCCTCGTCACGTACGGACATTACATGCAAGGTGCGCTACCGGAGAGCACGCTGTCAGAACTCGTTCCATCAGGTGTTGGTCCGTACCGTCCACTTCTTGCCATACTGACTCGTCTGTGGTCCGCCGACGGCTTCATGGAGCACGCACGCCAATGCTATGGTGTCCGTCGTCTCGTAGGCCAGTGCTTGTCGTGA